One genomic window of Streptomyces sp. NBC_01498 includes the following:
- a CDS encoding SsgA family sporulation/cell division regulator: MRELVQAEVLMNFLVSEELSFRIPVELRYETTDPYAVRMTFHLPGDAPVTWAFGRELLVDGINEPSGDGDVYISPTEPEELSDVHIRLQVGSEHALFRVSAPPLVAFLDRTDRLVPLGQEMTLGDFETDLEETLGRILAEENAG, from the coding sequence ATGCGCGAGTTGGTCCAGGCCGAAGTCCTGATGAATTTTCTTGTGTCGGAAGAGCTCTCCTTCAGAATTCCCGTGGAACTCCGTTACGAGACGACGGACCCCTACGCGGTGCGCATGACCTTCCATCTGCCCGGCGACGCCCCCGTCACCTGGGCCTTCGGCCGCGAACTGCTGGTCGACGGCATCAACGAGCCCAGCGGCGACGGCGACGTGTACATCTCGCCGACCGAGCCCGAGGAGCTCTCCGACGTTCACATCAGGCTCCAGGTCGGCTCCGAGCACGCCCTGTTCCGGGTCAGCGCGCCACCGCTGGTGGCCTTCCTCGACCGTACGGACCGGCTGGTGCCGCTCGGTCAGGAGATGACGCTCGGGGACTTCGAGACCGATCTGGAGGAGACCCTCGGCCGGATCCTCGCCGAGGAGAACGCCGGCTGA
- a CDS encoding LacI family DNA-binding transcriptional regulator — MTPAGKHQVSRTDTSRRGSRQGRAGIRDVAAAAGVSITTVSDALNGKGRLPDATRRHVREVAERLGYRPSAAARTLRTGKSGLIGLTVTTYGDEPFTFTEFAYFAEMARAATSAALARGYALVILPATSRHDVWSNVALDGTVVIDPSDHDPVVTELVRQGLPVVSDGRPAGTLPVTAWVDNDHEAAVLDLLDHLAAAGARRIGLLTGTTTDTYTRLSTTAYLRWCERVGQDPVYESYPAHDPCAGAVAADRLLARPDRPDAVYGLFDPNGTDLLAAARRYGLRVPEDLLLVCCSESTVYATTEPPITTLSLKPRRIGTAVVQLLIDAIEGVDTGRPVEQVIPTELIVRTSSQRRPPRTTVSAPRSPSRD, encoded by the coding sequence ATGACACCAGCAGGGAAACACCAGGTGAGCCGGACGGACACATCCCGACGGGGCAGCCGGCAAGGTCGGGCGGGCATCCGGGACGTGGCCGCCGCAGCCGGTGTCTCCATCACGACCGTCTCCGACGCGCTCAACGGCAAGGGGCGGTTACCCGACGCCACACGCCGCCATGTCCGAGAAGTCGCCGAACGGCTGGGCTACCGCCCGTCCGCCGCGGCCCGAACCCTCCGTACCGGCAAGTCGGGACTGATCGGCCTGACCGTCACCACGTACGGGGATGAACCTTTCACCTTCACCGAGTTCGCCTACTTCGCCGAGATGGCACGGGCCGCGACCTCCGCGGCACTCGCCCGGGGCTACGCCCTCGTCATCCTTCCCGCCACCTCCCGCCACGATGTCTGGTCGAACGTCGCACTCGACGGCACCGTCGTCATCGACCCGTCCGACCACGACCCGGTCGTCACCGAACTCGTCCGCCAGGGCCTGCCCGTCGTCTCGGACGGCCGCCCGGCCGGCACCCTCCCCGTCACCGCGTGGGTCGACAACGACCACGAGGCCGCCGTACTGGACCTGCTCGACCATCTCGCCGCGGCGGGCGCCCGCCGGATCGGGCTGCTCACGGGGACGACCACCGACACGTACACCCGGCTCTCCACCACGGCGTATCTGCGCTGGTGCGAGCGGGTCGGACAGGACCCGGTCTACGAGTCCTACCCCGCGCACGACCCCTGCGCCGGCGCCGTCGCCGCCGACCGGCTGCTCGCCCGCCCCGACCGCCCCGACGCGGTGTACGGGCTGTTCGACCCCAACGGCACGGATCTGCTCGCCGCGGCCCGGCGCTACGGCCTGCGGGTCCCCGAGGACCTCCTCCTCGTCTGTTGCAGCGAGTCCACCGTCTACGCGACGACCGAACCGCCGATCACGACCCTCTCGCTGAAGCCGCGCCGGATCGGCACCGCCGTCGTCCAGCTCCTCATCGACGCCATCGAGGGAGTCGACACCGGGCGTCCGGTGGAGCAGGTGATACCGACGGAGCTGATCGTCCGGACCTCGTCCCAGCGGCGTCCGCCCCGCACCACGGTCAGCGCCCCGAGGTCTCCGTCCAGAGACTGA
- a CDS encoding phage holin family protein — MKNFVVKTIANAGALAVAIWLINDITLTGDSTGAKVLALVVVALIFGVVNFVVKPIVQLLTLPLFIVTLGLFTLVVNALMLLLTSWLADVFDLSFHVEGFWTALLGGLIISVVSWALNVALPDDKD; from the coding sequence ATGAAGAATTTCGTAGTCAAGACGATCGCCAACGCGGGTGCGCTGGCCGTGGCGATCTGGCTGATCAATGACATCACCCTGACCGGCGACAGCACCGGCGCGAAGGTCCTGGCGCTGGTGGTGGTCGCGCTGATCTTCGGTGTGGTCAATTTCGTCGTCAAGCCCATAGTCCAGCTGCTGACGCTGCCGCTGTTCATCGTCACCCTCGGCCTGTTCACCCTGGTCGTGAACGCGCTGATGCTGCTGCTGACCTCCTGGCTCGCCGACGTGTTCGACCTGAGCTTCCACGTCGAGGGCTTCTGGACCGCCCTGCTCGGCGGCCTCATCATCTCTGTCGTGTCGTGGGCGCTGAACGTCGCGCTGCCCGACGACAAGGACTGA
- a CDS encoding metallophosphoesterase: protein MVEGSMTQGAGSGQGPVVRTATLRDFRVPPYTQVPVMPGQQGDAEVPRTDPRTLVGTVPATGTVPGTGSATGTGTVAGTGTAVAPAPPVPPAAPVPPVPVDPPVPPLPPAAPAFPAAAAPPLPPAPPVAPASTPTTPAPPVAEAAPSDHPGNAIPRDEIPEGYTPTERDLPVIGPGSTVQVRVDPVESPGTQDGLGPLFVVGDVHGYLDELVAALAAQGLIDSAGNWAAGNTRLWFLGDFTDRGPDGVGVIDLVMRLSAEAAAAGGYCKALMGNHELLLLGARRFGDTPVNSGAGTATFQAAWLLNGGQKVDMERLQDVHLQWMSRLDALVAEDGHLLMHSDTTAYLDYGTTIEDVNDNVRAILTRNDADECWDIFRKLTKRFAFRDNGGPEAARELLAAYGGGRIVHGHSPIPYLLGDVGTEDASDGEDSSGPVVDGPHVYADGLAVAMDGGVTMAGKLLVVRLPLDN from the coding sequence GTGGTGGAGGGGTCGATGACTCAGGGGGCCGGGTCCGGTCAGGGACCCGTGGTGCGGACGGCGACATTGCGCGATTTCCGGGTGCCGCCGTACACGCAGGTCCCCGTGATGCCGGGGCAGCAGGGCGACGCCGAGGTGCCGCGTACGGATCCACGCACCCTGGTAGGTACGGTTCCGGCCACGGGCACAGTCCCCGGCACGGGTTCAGCCACGGGCACGGGCACAGTCGCGGGTACGGGTACGGCGGTGGCGCCCGCGCCGCCGGTCCCTCCTGCCGCACCCGTACCGCCGGTGCCTGTTGACCCGCCCGTACCGCCGCTCCCGCCCGCCGCACCGGCCTTTCCCGCCGCAGCCGCCCCGCCGCTCCCTCCCGCACCACCCGTCGCGCCGGCGTCGACACCGACCACGCCCGCACCGCCCGTCGCCGAGGCGGCCCCCTCCGACCACCCGGGCAACGCCATCCCCCGCGACGAGATCCCCGAGGGCTACACCCCCACCGAGCGCGACCTCCCGGTGATCGGCCCCGGCAGCACCGTGCAGGTCCGTGTCGACCCCGTCGAGAGCCCCGGCACCCAGGACGGCCTCGGCCCGCTCTTCGTCGTCGGCGACGTCCACGGCTACCTCGACGAACTCGTCGCCGCCCTCGCCGCACAGGGCCTCATCGACAGTGCGGGCAACTGGGCCGCCGGCAACACCCGCCTCTGGTTCCTCGGCGACTTCACCGACCGGGGCCCCGACGGCGTCGGCGTCATCGACCTCGTCATGCGGCTCTCCGCCGAGGCCGCGGCGGCGGGCGGCTACTGCAAGGCCCTGATGGGCAATCACGAACTGCTCCTGCTGGGCGCGCGGCGGTTCGGCGACACCCCCGTCAACTCCGGCGCCGGCACCGCCACCTTCCAGGCCGCCTGGCTGCTGAACGGCGGCCAGAAGGTGGACATGGAGCGCCTCCAGGACGTCCACCTCCAGTGGATGTCCCGCCTCGACGCCCTGGTGGCGGAGGACGGGCACCTGCTGATGCACTCCGACACGACCGCGTATCTCGACTACGGCACCACCATCGAGGACGTCAACGACAACGTCCGCGCCATCCTCACCCGCAACGACGCCGACGAGTGCTGGGACATCTTCCGCAAGCTCACCAAGCGCTTCGCGTTCCGCGACAACGGCGGCCCGGAAGCGGCCAGGGAACTGCTGGCCGCGTACGGCGGGGGCCGTATCGTCCACGGCCACAGCCCGATCCCGTATCTGCTCGGCGACGTGGGCACCGAGGACGCGTCGGACGGCGAGGACAGCTCCGGGCCGGTGGTCGACGGGCCGCACGTCTACGCCGACGGGCTCGCCGTCGCCATGGACGGCGGAGTGACCATGGCCGGAAAGCTACTGGTCGTCAGGCTCCCCCTGGATAACTGA
- the thiC gene encoding phosphomethylpyrimidine synthase ThiC has protein sequence MTVQDTRTSASDSSDGSHSSDTSSRPVGWHKGYLAGSRPDLRVPVRQVRLTNGEDVTLYDTSGPYTDPTVETDVRRGLAPLRENWIVARGDTEEYAGRPVRPEDDGLKHTSPRGGLRNLDAVFPGRPRQPRRGREGRAVTQLAYARRGDITPEMEYVALRENVPPEVVREEIAAGRAVLPANVNHPEIEPMIIGKRFLVKVNANIGNSAVTSSIEEEVDKMTWATKWGADTVMDLSTGRNIHTTREWVLRNSPVPIGTVPLYQALEKVDGRAEELTWEIYKDTVIEQAEQGVDYMTVHAGVLLRYVPLTARRKTGIVSRGGSIMAAWCLAHHKESFLYENFEELCDILATYDVTYSLGDGLRPGSIADANDEAQFAELRTLGELNTIAKRHQVQTMIEGPGHVPMHKIKENIDLQQEICEEAPFYTLGPLTTDIAPAYDHITSGIGAAMIAWWGTAMLCYVTPKEHLGLPNRDDVKTGVITYKIAAHAADLAKGHPGAREWDDALSDARFEFRWEDQFNLALDPDTAREFHDETLPAEPAKTAHFCSMCGPKFCSMKISRSITEQFAPDLLSSASDDEIEAGMLEKSKEFAANGNRVYLPLAD, from the coding sequence ATGACCGTTCAGGACACACGCACGTCTGCCTCCGACAGCTCCGACGGTTCCCACAGCTCCGACACCTCCAGCAGGCCCGTCGGCTGGCACAAGGGATATCTGGCGGGCTCGCGCCCCGACCTCCGGGTGCCGGTCCGTCAGGTGCGCCTCACCAACGGCGAGGACGTCACGCTGTACGACACGTCCGGGCCGTACACCGACCCCACCGTCGAGACCGACGTACGGCGCGGACTCGCACCGCTCCGGGAGAACTGGATCGTCGCCCGCGGCGACACCGAGGAGTACGCGGGGCGGCCCGTCCGCCCCGAGGACGACGGCCTCAAGCACACCTCGCCCCGGGGCGGCCTGCGCAATCTCGACGCGGTCTTCCCCGGCCGTCCGCGCCAGCCGCGCCGGGGCCGCGAGGGCCGGGCGGTGACCCAACTCGCGTACGCCCGGCGGGGCGACATCACCCCGGAGATGGAGTACGTCGCCCTCCGGGAGAACGTCCCGCCCGAGGTCGTACGCGAGGAGATCGCCGCCGGCCGCGCGGTGCTGCCCGCCAACGTCAACCACCCCGAGATCGAGCCGATGATCATCGGCAAGCGGTTCCTGGTGAAGGTCAACGCCAACATCGGCAATTCGGCCGTCACTTCCTCCATCGAGGAGGAGGTGGACAAGATGACCTGGGCCACCAAGTGGGGCGCCGACACGGTGATGGATCTCTCCACCGGCCGCAACATCCACACCACCCGTGAGTGGGTGCTGCGCAACTCCCCCGTTCCCATCGGCACCGTGCCGCTCTACCAGGCCCTGGAGAAGGTCGACGGCCGCGCCGAGGAGCTGACCTGGGAGATCTACAAGGACACCGTGATCGAACAGGCCGAGCAGGGCGTCGACTACATGACCGTGCACGCGGGCGTCCTGCTGCGCTACGTGCCCCTGACGGCCCGTCGCAAGACCGGCATCGTCTCGCGCGGCGGCTCGATCATGGCGGCGTGGTGTCTGGCGCACCACAAGGAGTCGTTCCTGTACGAGAACTTCGAGGAGCTCTGCGACATCCTCGCCACGTACGACGTCACGTACTCGCTCGGTGACGGCCTGCGCCCCGGCTCGATCGCCGATGCCAACGACGAGGCGCAGTTCGCCGAACTGCGCACGCTCGGCGAGCTGAACACCATCGCCAAACGGCACCAGGTGCAGACCATGATCGAGGGTCCGGGCCATGTCCCGATGCACAAGATCAAGGAGAACATCGACCTTCAGCAGGAAATATGCGAGGAGGCGCCCTTCTACACGCTCGGCCCGCTGACCACGGACATCGCCCCGGCGTACGACCACATCACCTCGGGCATCGGCGCGGCGATGATCGCCTGGTGGGGGACGGCGATGCTCTGCTACGTGACCCCCAAGGAGCATCTGGGCCTGCCCAACCGCGACGACGTGAAGACCGGCGTGATCACGTACAAGATCGCGGCGCACGCGGCTGACCTGGCCAAGGGGCATCCGGGGGCGCGGGAGTGGGACGACGCGCTGTCGGACGCGCGGTTCGAGTTCCGCTGGGAGGACCAGTTCAATCTGGCACTCGACCCGGACACGGCACGGGAGTTCCACGACGAGACGCTGCCCGCCGAACCGGCGAAGACCGCGCACTTCTGCTCGATGTGCGGGCCGAAATTCTGTTCGATGAAGATCAGCAGAAGCATCACAGAGCAGTTCGCCCCTGACCTGCTCTCTTCCGCTTCGGACGACGAGATCGAGGCGGGGATGCTGGAGAAGTCCAAGGAGTTCGCGGCGAACGGCAACCGCGTGTACCTGCCGCTGGCGGACTGA
- a CDS encoding IclR family transcriptional regulator translates to MATASTAAAPTLIGSVRRALRLLESAGAHPNGAPAKQLAREAGLPLPTAYHLLRTLTHEGYLRREKGVFFLGDAVDRLVSGAGPGPGPARRTMAESMERCRDLIGAPVYFGVYREGEIEIVAVADSPAAPAVAEWADFRETAHAHAIGQCLLSQLDEDARRDHLDRHPVGPLTPYSVADRRTLLSRLGTMGRTGPVLERQEYALGHVCAAVPIRAGATVGALATSLPLHQEERLLPAVERLCKEFENLIGSLEFSISI, encoded by the coding sequence TTGGCCACAGCGTCCACGGCAGCTGCCCCTACCCTCATCGGTTCGGTGCGGCGCGCGCTGCGTCTGCTGGAGTCGGCCGGTGCCCATCCGAACGGCGCCCCCGCGAAACAGCTCGCACGGGAGGCGGGGCTGCCCCTGCCCACCGCGTACCACCTGCTGCGGACGCTGACCCACGAGGGCTATCTGCGCCGGGAGAAGGGCGTCTTCTTCCTCGGGGACGCGGTGGACCGGCTGGTGAGCGGCGCGGGACCGGGGCCCGGTCCGGCCCGGCGCACGATGGCCGAGTCGATGGAGCGCTGCCGCGACCTGATCGGCGCCCCGGTGTACTTCGGCGTCTACCGCGAGGGCGAGATCGAGATCGTCGCGGTGGCCGACAGTCCCGCCGCGCCGGCCGTCGCCGAATGGGCCGACTTCCGCGAGACCGCGCACGCCCACGCGATCGGCCAGTGCCTGCTGAGCCAGCTCGACGAGGACGCCCGCCGGGACCATCTGGACCGGCACCCCGTGGGCCCGCTGACCCCGTACTCCGTCGCCGACCGGCGCACCCTGCTCTCGCGCCTGGGCACCATGGGGCGTACGGGTCCTGTGCTGGAGAGACAGGAGTACGCGCTCGGCCATGTCTGCGCCGCCGTACCCATCCGGGCCGGGGCGACCGTCGGCGCCCTCGCGACGTCCCTGCCCCTCCATCAGGAGGAGCGATTGCTCCCCGCCGTCGAACGACTATGCAAAGAGTTCGAAAACTTGATCGGATCTCTGGAATTCTCTATCAGTATCTGA
- a CDS encoding cytochrome ubiquinol oxidase subunit I: MDMALAPETLARWQFGITTVYHFLFVPLTISLAALTVGLETAWVRTSRPKYLRATKFWGKLFLINIAMGVVTGIVQEFQFGMNWSDYSRFVGDVFGAPLAFEALIAFFFESTFIGLWIFGWDKLPKKIHLACMWMVSIGTILSAYFILAANSWMQHPVGYRINEERGRAELTDFWAVLTQNTALAQFFHTITAAFMVGGAFMVGISAFHLARRRRDGRRTHVAVMRTSLRLGLVTLVTAGLLTAVSGDTLGKIMYEQQPMKMASAEALWDGEAPAPFSLFAYGDVDQGHNKVAVEIPGLLSFLAHSDFDSFVPGINDVQKAEQEKYGPGDYRPNIPVAYWGFRWMIGFGMASLGIGLLGLWLTRRKFLLPKALRTGEDEVPHLVLFRSKALGPRFDRIYWLVALWTMLFPLIANSWGWIFTETGRQPWAVYGVLRTADAVSPGTSTAEVLTSMIVFTLLYAALAVVEVRLLVTYVKAGPPELTDDDLNPPTKIGGHDSEDADRPMAFSY, encoded by the coding sequence GTGGACATGGCACTGGCCCCCGAGACTCTCGCGCGATGGCAGTTCGGCATCACCACCGTCTACCACTTCCTCTTCGTCCCCCTCACGATCTCCCTCGCCGCGCTGACCGTCGGCCTGGAGACCGCGTGGGTACGGACGTCCCGTCCCAAGTACCTCAGGGCGACGAAGTTCTGGGGCAAGCTCTTCCTGATCAACATCGCGATGGGAGTCGTCACCGGCATCGTGCAGGAGTTCCAGTTCGGCATGAACTGGTCGGACTACTCCCGCTTCGTCGGCGATGTCTTCGGCGCCCCGCTCGCCTTCGAGGCGCTGATCGCGTTCTTCTTCGAGTCCACCTTCATCGGCCTGTGGATCTTCGGCTGGGACAAGCTGCCCAAGAAGATCCATCTGGCCTGTATGTGGATGGTCTCGATCGGCACGATCCTCTCCGCCTACTTCATCCTGGCCGCCAACTCCTGGATGCAGCACCCCGTCGGCTACCGGATCAACGAGGAGCGCGGCCGGGCCGAGCTGACCGACTTCTGGGCCGTACTGACGCAGAACACCGCCCTCGCCCAGTTCTTCCACACCATCACGGCGGCCTTCATGGTCGGCGGCGCGTTCATGGTCGGCATATCCGCCTTCCACCTCGCGCGCCGACGGCGCGACGGGCGGCGGACCCACGTCGCGGTGATGCGCACCTCACTGCGGCTCGGTCTCGTCACCCTGGTCACGGCCGGCCTGCTCACCGCCGTCAGCGGCGACACCCTCGGCAAGATCATGTACGAGCAGCAGCCGATGAAGATGGCCTCCGCCGAGGCCCTGTGGGACGGCGAGGCGCCCGCGCCGTTCTCCCTCTTCGCGTACGGGGACGTCGACCAGGGCCACAACAAGGTCGCCGTCGAGATACCCGGCCTGCTCTCCTTCCTCGCCCACAGCGACTTCGACTCGTTCGTCCCCGGCATCAACGACGTGCAGAAGGCGGAACAGGAGAAGTACGGCCCCGGCGACTACCGGCCCAACATCCCCGTCGCCTACTGGGGCTTCCGCTGGATGATCGGCTTCGGCATGGCGTCGCTGGGCATCGGACTCCTCGGGCTCTGGCTGACCCGCCGGAAGTTCCTGCTGCCGAAGGCGCTGCGCACCGGCGAGGACGAGGTCCCGCATCTCGTGCTCTTCCGTTCCAAGGCCCTCGGCCCCCGCTTCGACCGGATCTACTGGCTGGTCGCCCTGTGGACGATGCTCTTCCCGCTCATCGCCAACTCCTGGGGCTGGATCTTCACCGAGACCGGCCGCCAGCCCTGGGCGGTCTACGGCGTACTGCGCACCGCCGACGCCGTCTCCCCCGGCACCTCCACCGCCGAGGTGCTCACCTCGATGATCGTCTTCACCCTGCTCTACGCGGCGCTCGCCGTCGTCGAGGTGCGGCTGCTCGTGACGTACGTCAAGGCGGGTCCGCCGGAGCTCACGGACGACGACCTCAACCCGCCCACGAAGATCGGCGGCCACGACAGCGAGGACGCCGACCGCCCGATGGCGTTCTCGTACTGA
- a CDS encoding cupin domain-containing protein codes for MKAFRLDELEAERAANDGAYLQFVRERNMSVGLYALDAGTVDPQQPHRQDEVYLVMSGRASITVGMETTLVGRGSVVYVPAGVPHKFHHITEDLRVMVVFSPPEG; via the coding sequence ATGAAGGCTTTCCGACTTGACGAGCTGGAGGCGGAACGTGCCGCCAACGACGGCGCTTATCTGCAATTTGTCCGGGAACGGAACATGTCCGTCGGTCTGTACGCGCTGGACGCCGGCACCGTCGACCCGCAGCAGCCGCACCGCCAGGACGAGGTCTACCTCGTCATGAGCGGGCGCGCCTCGATCACCGTGGGCATGGAGACGACCCTCGTCGGGCGCGGCAGCGTCGTCTACGTCCCGGCCGGGGTGCCGCACAAGTTCCACCACATCACCGAGGACCTGCGGGTGATGGTCGTCTTCTCGCCACCGGAGGGCTGA
- a CDS encoding YibE/F family protein, with translation MTSPQQRPDPHGHSHGHSHSHGPAAPVSQHLRKVIAAVLIPFATAVVVGLVVLWPGGAPAHERTGVGFDRQTEQGQVVKIEQVDCKDVNAAQVPPTDDTSAPQGRAAQRAQNGDCVKATVEVMSGKDTGRRFVEVVQPDAPRQFHVKQGVVVAYAPDAPRDLQYSVTDVDRTVPMAVLAGIFALAVIVVGRMRGLMALVALVISFAVLTLFILPAILQGSNPLIVAVVGASAIMLIALYLCHGLTARTSVAVLGTLISLLLIGLLGSVFIGWASLTGNTDDNTGLIHGLYPEIDMSGLLLAGVIIGSLGVLDDVTVTQTSVVWELRQADPGMGPRALYRAAIRIGRDHIASVVNTLVLAYAGAALPLLLLFSIAESSVGAVANSELVAEEIVRTLVGSIGLVASVPVTTALAALVVSADRPGSSSGGGEMPVASSGAPSGAPPQMPSQVPSQAPSGSPSGGPFGGLRTRGGGGRRRKA, from the coding sequence GTGACCTCACCCCAGCAGAGACCCGATCCGCATGGCCACTCGCACGGCCATTCGCACAGCCATGGACCGGCCGCGCCGGTCTCGCAGCACCTGCGCAAGGTCATCGCCGCGGTGCTGATTCCCTTCGCCACGGCGGTCGTCGTGGGACTCGTGGTGCTCTGGCCCGGCGGCGCCCCCGCCCATGAACGCACCGGTGTCGGCTTCGACCGGCAGACCGAGCAGGGCCAGGTGGTGAAGATCGAACAGGTCGACTGCAAGGACGTCAACGCCGCTCAGGTCCCGCCGACGGACGACACCTCCGCGCCCCAGGGGCGTGCGGCGCAGCGTGCGCAGAACGGGGACTGCGTCAAGGCGACGGTCGAGGTGATGTCCGGCAAGGACACGGGGCGCCGGTTCGTCGAGGTGGTCCAGCCGGACGCGCCGCGGCAGTTTCACGTGAAACAAGGCGTGGTGGTCGCCTACGCCCCGGACGCGCCGCGCGATCTCCAGTACTCGGTCACCGATGTGGACCGTACGGTGCCGATGGCCGTGCTCGCCGGGATCTTCGCGCTCGCGGTGATCGTGGTGGGGCGGATGCGCGGGCTGATGGCGCTGGTCGCGCTGGTCATCTCGTTCGCCGTACTGACCCTGTTCATCCTGCCGGCGATTCTCCAGGGCTCGAATCCGCTGATCGTCGCGGTGGTCGGGGCGAGCGCGATCATGCTGATCGCGCTGTATCTGTGCCACGGGCTGACGGCCCGTACGTCCGTCGCCGTGCTGGGGACGCTGATCTCGCTGCTGCTGATCGGTCTGCTCGGGTCGGTGTTCATCGGCTGGGCGAGCCTGACGGGCAACACGGACGACAACACCGGACTGATCCACGGGCTGTATCCGGAGATCGACATGAGCGGTCTGCTGCTGGCGGGCGTGATCATCGGCTCCCTCGGCGTGCTGGACGACGTCACGGTGACCCAGACCTCGGTGGTGTGGGAGCTGCGCCAGGCGGACCCCGGCATGGGCCCGCGCGCGCTGTACCGGGCGGCGATCCGGATCGGGCGGGACCACATCGCGTCGGTGGTCAACACGCTCGTACTGGCCTACGCGGGTGCGGCGCTGCCGCTGCTGCTGCTCTTCTCGATCGCGGAGTCGAGTGTGGGGGCGGTGGCCAACAGCGAGCTGGTGGCGGAGGAGATCGTACGGACGCTGGTGGGGTCCATCGGTCTGGTGGCGTCGGTGCCGGTGACGACGGCGCTGGCGGCGCTGGTGGTGTCGGCCGACAGGCCGGGGTCGTCGTCGGGAGGCGGGGAGATGCCCGTGGCCTCGTCGGGCGCGCCTTCCGGGGCGCCGCCGCAGATGCCCTCACAGGTGCCGTCACAGGCTCCGTCGGGGTCACCGTCCGGAGGGCCGTTCGGCGGGCTCCGGACGCGCGGTGGCGGCGGGCGGCGCCGTAAGGCGTAG
- a CDS encoding DUF5326 family protein → MREIVAGMPWWVKWIALPLIVLFVFGGLIATVVGFVIGLLFKLLILVALVGGLVYAVRTFTSSSSHRD, encoded by the coding sequence GTGCGGGAGATTGTCGCGGGAATGCCCTGGTGGGTGAAGTGGATCGCGTTGCCCCTGATCGTCCTCTTCGTGTTCGGCGGACTGATCGCGACCGTGGTCGGCTTCGTGATCGGGCTGCTCTTCAAACTGCTGATCCTGGTGGCGCTGGTCGGCGGGCTCGTCTACGCCGTACGCACGTTCACGTCGTCGTCCTCGCACCGCGACTGA
- the hisC gene encoding histidinol-phosphate transaminase, translated as MSETSPKLRAELDGIPTYKPGRPAASGGPAAYKLSSNENPYPPLPGVMEKVLASAGAFNRYPDMACTGLMGELAERFGVPVSHLATGTGSVGVAQQLLQATSGPGDEVIYGWRSFEAYPIITQISGAASVRVPLDASDTHDLDAMADAITERTRLIFVCNPNNPTGTVVRRAALERFLDRVPGDVLVVLDEAYREFIRDTDVPDGVEIYRERPNVAVLRTFSKAYGLAGLRVGFAIAHEPVAAALRKTAVPFGVSQIAQDAAVASLRAEDELLGRVGSLVAERTRVYDALIGQGWTVPETHANFVWLRLGDRTTDFAAECERAGVTVRPFAGEGVRVTIGEYEANDLFLRTAETFRKEL; from the coding sequence GTGAGCGAGACGAGCCCGAAGCTGCGCGCCGAGCTGGACGGCATTCCCACCTACAAGCCGGGCAGGCCGGCGGCGTCCGGCGGGCCCGCCGCGTACAAGCTGTCGTCCAACGAGAACCCCTACCCGCCGCTCCCCGGGGTGATGGAGAAGGTGCTGGCCTCGGCAGGCGCGTTCAACCGCTACCCCGACATGGCGTGCACCGGGCTGATGGGCGAGCTGGCCGAGCGCTTCGGGGTGCCCGTCTCGCACCTCGCGACGGGCACGGGTTCGGTGGGAGTGGCCCAGCAGTTGCTTCAGGCCACCTCGGGCCCCGGCGACGAGGTGATCTACGGCTGGCGGTCCTTCGAGGCGTATCCGATCATCACGCAGATCTCCGGGGCCGCGTCGGTGCGGGTGCCGCTGGACGCGAGCGACACCCACGACCTGGACGCGATGGCGGACGCGATCACCGAACGGACCCGGCTGATCTTCGTCTGCAACCCCAACAACCCCACGGGCACCGTGGTGCGCCGGGCCGCGCTGGAACGGTTCCTCGACCGGGTGCCGGGCGACGTGCTGGTGGTGCTGGACGAGGCGTACCGCGAGTTCATCCGGGACACCGACGTGCCCGACGGCGTGGAGATCTACCGGGAGCGCCCCAACGTGGCCGTACTCCGGACCTTCTCCAAGGCGTACGGCCTCGCGGGGCTGCGCGTCGGCTTCGCGATCGCCCACGAGCCGGTCGCCGCCGCGCTGCGCAAGACGGCGGTGCCGTTCGGGGTGAGCCAGATCGCACAGGACGCGGCGGTCGCCTCACTGCGCGCCGAGGACGAGCTGCTGGGGCGGGTGGGGTCACTGGTCGCCGAGCGCACCCGGGTGTACGACGCGCTGATCGGGCAGGGCTGGACCGTGCCGGAGACGCACGCGAACTTCGTGTGGCTGCGGCTGGGGGACCGGACGACCGACTTCGCGGCGGAGTGCGAGCGCGCGGGCGTGACCGTCCGGCCGTTCGCGGGCGAGGGGGTGCGGGTGACGATCGGTGAGTACGAGGCGAACGACCTGTTCTTGCGCACGGCGGAAACGTTCCGCAAGGAGCTCTGA